Within Candidatus Cloacimonadota bacterium, the genomic segment GTAAAGGCTCCAATTTTGAGAAAGGTAAGAAAGATTTTTAGTAACATTTACAAGCTGTTCCGGACGAGTTTTACCAAACACTCGAGCAATTTATCTTCCGGCACTTTTTGGATAATTTCTCCGTGAGCAAAGATGAGCCCCTCTTTGTTGCCCCCAGCAATGCCAAAATCTGCTTCTTTTGCTTCTCCGGGTCCGTTTACTGCGCAACCCATTACTGCCACGGTAAGTTCTTTATCCTTAAATTCTTGGAGGGCTATTTCTACTTGTTGTGCCAGAGAAATAAGATTGATTCGGGTACGACCGCAAGTTGGGCACGATACTATTTGCAGTCCCTTACGCAAGCCCAGTCCAATCAGGATTTGCCTTGCCACATATACTTCCTGGACGGGGTCATCGCTAAGCGATACGCGCAGAGTATCGCCAATGCCCTCGTTTAGCAGTATTCCTAAGCCCATTGCACTTTTTATGCTTCCCGAAAGCAATGTTCCCGCCTCAGTTACACCCAGATGCAAGGGATAATCGCAGTGTCGGCTTAGTTCTCGATAGCTTTGCAACATCAGCGGGATATGGGAAGCTTTTACGGAAATCTTGATTTCATAATAGCCAAGGTCTTCAAGGATTTTCACATGTGAAAGTGCTGCTTCCACCATTGCCTGAGCCCCGTGCCCATATTTTGCTAAAAGGTCTTTGGGCAGCGATCCGCTATTTACGCCAATACGAATCGGGATCTTGCGCTCGCGAGCTACCGCAACAAGGTTTTCCACGCCTTGACGGGAGCCGATATTACCGGGATTGATGCGCAAACCGTCAATTCCCTGTTCAATAGCGGCAATAGCCAATTTATAATCGTAATGGATATCGGCAACAAAAGGCACCTTAAATTCTTTACTAAAGTATTTGATCGCTGTAGCATCATCGGCATCCATTACCGAAAAACGGATTATATCACACCCGGCAGAGATCAATCTCCTAATCTGCTTTTTTGCATCATCCACCTTGCTGGTTTTAACGCTTAACATGCTTTGAATTGAGATTGGTGCACCATTTCCAATTTGCAGCATGCCCAATTGTAGAGCGCGGGTTTTTCGCCGTCTTATCTCGGTCATGTATACTTCCTTAAACTTTGTTTAATCTTTTACCACGATGGTACTATCGGCAGTGGTTATTAATTGTTGTTCTTCAAGTTGCTTGCTTTGCGGAGTATTCATTTGAATTGTATGCTTAGGTTTAGGCGTATAAAGTGCTTCTATTTTGGGGGAGTATGCCACTACAAAACCACCAAAAACAATCGATACCATACTCATCAGTTTTATCAGGATGTTAATGCAAGGTCCGGCTGTGTCCTTAAACGGATCACCCACAGTGTCGCCTACAATGGTGGCTTTATGAACAGAAGAGCCGCTACCCCCGCAAGCTCCAGTTTCCACATATTTTTTTGCATTATCCCATGCCCCACCAGAGTTATTCATCATCACTGCAGTCACAAATCCGGTTGTGAGTCCGCCAATCAACAAGCCCAATACACCTGCCACACCAAATATGAGCCCTACCAATATTGGGGTAACAATGCCGATAATGGCGGGTAAGACCATCTGTTGCTGTGCGCCGATGGTAGATATCTTTACACAGCGGGCATAATCCGGCTTGCTTTTACCTTGCAGAATGCCGGGGATTGTTGTAAATTGACGACGAACTTCTTTTACCATCAAACCCGCTGCCTTACCAACCGCCTTGATGGTTAGAGCGCTAAACACATACACCACCATTGCACCGATAAATATACCCACCAAAAACTTGGGATTAAGCGGATTGACATTGTAATAACTTATAAACTGACTAAGGCTTGCCAGCGGAGCTTCTACGGTTTCGCTGAGTGTACCGTAATTGATGGTTAGAGTTTGCACTTCGCCCAATTTTTCGCCCAACATCACAAAGCCATCCCGAACTTTTTCCAGATATGCCGCCAAAAGAGCCATGGCGGTAAGGGCTGCGCTTCCAATTGCAAAGCCTTTACCAATAGCAGCAGTGGTATTGCCCACAGAATCCAAACTGTCTGTGCGTTCCCGTACTTCTTTGGGCAGATACGCCATTTGAGCATTTCCTCCGGCGTTGTCTGCAATTGGTCCAAAGGCATCCATAGCCAGAGTTACGCCTAAAGTTGCCAACATGCCAACCGCACCAAAGCCAATGCCATACAGCCCCAATTCCACGTGCTCAAAACCCCCCGAAAGTACAAACGCTACAATTATCCCTACAGCGATGATTATCACCGGCATGGCAGTGGAAAGCATGCCAACGCTAAAGCCTTCCAATATCACCGTTGCGGAGCCATATTCTCCCTGTTTGGCGATATTTCGCGTGGCTTTATAGGAATGGGAAGTCCAAATCTCGGTTGTATGACCAATCAACACTCCGGCAAGCAAACCTACAACTGAAGAAAGGAAGATGCCAAGATAATATTGAGGCGGCAAGAGCACTTTACATACTACGAAAGAGGCAATCGCAATAAGCACGGAACTAAGATATACGCTTTTGTTTAGGGCAGCCATCAATTCCTTCATTCCGGCTTTTTCTTTTGTGGATACGGAAAAGATGCCAAAAATGGAGAGTAATGCTCCAAAGCCCGCCAAAACCAGCGGAGCTGCAATGAAATTGATCAAATATTTATATAAGGAAGCATCAATTACCGAAAGTTGTATTACTGCACTCATACCCA encodes:
- the ispG gene encoding flavodoxin-dependent (E)-4-hydroxy-3-methylbut-2-enyl-diphosphate synthase, with the protein product MTEIRRRKTRALQLGMLQIGNGAPISIQSMLSVKTSKVDDAKKQIRRLISAGCDIIRFSVMDADDATAIKYFSKEFKVPFVADIHYDYKLAIAAIEQGIDGLRINPGNIGSRQGVENLVAVARERKIPIRIGVNSGSLPKDLLAKYGHGAQAMVEAALSHVKILEDLGYYEIKISVKASHIPLMLQSYRELSRHCDYPLHLGVTEAGTLLSGSIKSAMGLGILLNEGIGDTLRVSLSDDPVQEVYVARQILIGLGLRKGLQIVSCPTCGRTRINLISLAQQVEIALQEFKDKELTVAVMGCAVNGPGEAKEADFGIAGGNKEGLIFAHGEIIQKVPEDKLLECLVKLVRNSL
- a CDS encoding sodium-translocating pyrophosphatase → MPQLPPIWYLAPFGAVSALFFAFIFYRNVKAQNPGNVRMQEIAGYVREGAYAYLIQQYKGVGIFFAVALMIFLFSAYGLKVLDPMIPWGFLSGGIMSGLAGFIGMNTATMASSRTAQACSESLNKGLKVAYRAGGVMGLTVVGLALLDMSVWFFVLNAMDYSLEKIAVVMLSFGMGASTQALFARLGGGIYTKAADVGADLVGKVEADIPEDDPRNPATIADNVGDNVGDVAGMGADLYESYAGSILATAALGMSAVIQLSVIDASLYKYLINFIAAPLVLAGFGALLSIFGIFSVSTKEKAGMKELMAALNKSVYLSSVLIAIASFVVCKVLLPPQYYLGIFLSSVVGLLAGVLIGHTTEIWTSHSYKATRNIAKQGEYGSATVILEGFSVGMLSTAMPVIIIAVGIIVAFVLSGGFEHVELGLYGIGFGAVGMLATLGVTLAMDAFGPIADNAGGNAQMAYLPKEVRERTDSLDSVGNTTAAIGKGFAIGSAALTAMALLAAYLEKVRDGFVMLGEKLGEVQTLTINYGTLSETVEAPLASLSQFISYYNVNPLNPKFLVGIFIGAMVVYVFSALTIKAVGKAAGLMVKEVRRQFTTIPGILQGKSKPDYARCVKISTIGAQQQMVLPAIIGIVTPILVGLIFGVAGVLGLLIGGLTTGFVTAVMMNNSGGAWDNAKKYVETGACGGSGSSVHKATIVGDTVGDPFKDTAGPCINILIKLMSMVSIVFGGFVVAYSPKIEALYTPKPKHTIQMNTPQSKQLEEQQLITTADSTIVVKD